The Oenanthe melanoleuca isolate GR-GAL-2019-014 chromosome 1, OMel1.0, whole genome shotgun sequence genome segment aaaagtgccagcgtgtcacccagcatggatgacatggagaagaaggaggaagaggtatccacacccccaattttccatcttggccacgtgtcccttatcacaaacattctagaaatttgctaattctacattctaacagtctaatttacactctatttatttttgcggcttgcatttcttctctcaatgttggtaaattgttccaaggagctaaatccagcccctgagacacctgggtctcattcgagggtctttggggaccccaccAGGGGAGTCTTAAACCTTCtagggaagccagaggaatactctggactcccacagtCATGTTTTGGGCAGCAAGCTGGATTAAACTTCCAGAGATGTCTTTCCACCTAGTTTATTTCATGATTCCATGccaacagaaattaaatggaCAATGAACAGGAAAGTAAAAGGTCCACATGCAATATATATCTATTTACATACTGATCAGAATATCATCAGTTAGTCCTTCCCAGATGGGAAATACATCCAGCACTCTTCACCCTGCAGCCACCTCCAAGCAGTGGCCCAATCTGGAAATCAAAATGAATCTTCCATGCAGACCATGCACAAGATGAAGAAACGTATTCTTGTTTCGGACTCTCTccaacacaaacagaaaagatgGAGTGCCCCTCTTTCTCAAATCAGAGTACAATTTaatgcagaaatacaaaaatatggCAGAAAAAGATACATAGTGATAGCCtataattaatatttctggTTAAACTGTCAGATTTACAAAACTCAGATAGatcaaaaaaacaaatacagaactCCAAAATGATGGCAATACAGGATGCCAGGAGGCACAGAAGGTCCCATTTATCAGTTGACCACATTGAGTTGTCAGATTAGACTCAACATATATTCAGATCTAGTATAAGCCTGTCCCAACAGTAAATGTGATCTTGAGGGCAGCTTTGTTATGCTCTCAAAAAAAGGCTGTGAAAACACACTCAGGAATGGGAAAAGCTACAAATACTTGGTAAGTAGAAACACACTGTAAATCAAACACTCATTCTGAAGGAGAAGTATGCAAATGCAAACTGCAGTGTTTCCTAGGACGCAAAGCCCAATGTCAGAATGCAAGAAAGTTCAGTACATTATTTCCTTCAAATCCATTTTTCTCTAAATTGGTCTTGCTTCTTCTACTGTTTTTGCAAAACACTTGACAGTCAGAAATTTTCATACAGAAAACTCATAAAACTTCATTCATGAGGTTCTACAGAACCTTAGACAAGTATAATCTGGAAGCACATAAAGCTCAATTCAGAAGTGTTATACATACCTTTCCTGCACAGGAATATTAAAAGTCCTACTAGGATAATTGCAGTAAGGACAAAAGCTCCAATAAGAGAACCTCTGCTTCTGTCtcctttcaaaaaaaaattcaaaacaggAAGACTGGTTAGttaaaaagcagctgtatgATACACTAGTTCTGTAGAAATACAGccccaaatatattttatagcTGCTTTTTAATAAGTAACCTCAATAAATTAATGCACCAGAGTCAGTTACTAGCAGAACCCTaagccatctccaggacagtTACATGTTAAGTACCTCATTTCAGTGAAGGCACATCAGCACTTGAAAGGCAATGGCTATTCCAGTTTTTTGCTGATGAAAAGCTGAGACAGatttcaaataaacaaaatttccGCAAATATTTTGTATCAGGTTTGCACTACAAGGTTTTGATGGTTTCTGTGAGAAGATGCCATAAGCTGCCTTCATGTCAGATAGAGCTAATACCAGATGGCCAGCAACAGATCCAGCTTGGAGCCAAGGCAGAGCCCATCAGCAGCTGTGGTAGTATCTCTGGGATAACACTTCTAAGAAAGGGGGAAAACTGCCTGACAACAACAAGAGTGAGAGGGGAATGACAATATGTGAGAGAATCTGCTCAACAGACACCAAGGTCATTGCAAAAGGAGGTAcaggtgctggagcagtgattcccctgcagcccatggaagaCCCCACACTAGAACAGGTGGATTCCTGAAGGAGTTGTGACCTCATGGGCAGcacacactggagcaggtcTCCTGGCAGGATCTGTGACCCTGTGGCGAGAGGAGCCCACACGGGAGCAGGCTTGCTGGCAGGACTTGAGACCCTGTGGGGAACCCACACTGGGGCAGTTCATGAAGAGCTGTGGCCTGTGGGAATGACTCATGTCGGAGAAGTTCCTGGAGGTTCCCCtctgtgggagggaccccacacGGGTTCAGGAGagagtgtgaggagtcctgcCCCTGAGGAGGAAGGACAACGTGTAATGAACTGACTGCAAGCCtcattccctgtccccctgtgctgctcagggagacCAGGAAATAATATCAGGAACCAAGCTGAGTCTGGGAATAAAAGAGGGACTTCAGGGAGGTGTTTTAGATTTGTTCATTTCTCATAATCTCTAACTTtaattggcaataaattaaactCACTTTCCCAAagtcaagtctgttttgcctATGACAGTAATGGCTGAATGACCTCtctctgtccttatctcaacccataaggcttttgttatattttctcttccctgctctaCAGAGGAGGTGGAGCAACAGATCAGCCTGAAGAACACCTCACAGCCAGCCAAGGTCAATGCATCACATGCCTCATTCCTAACAAGTTTCTCCAGTAAAGGAAGAATCCTATACGAGTAAACCACGACAATTACTTTCCACAGAAACGAGAAACTTTGTCAGTTAGGGACTGCCTTATGCACCCTACAAACCAGATAGTTCCAAACATACTCTCACTGTGtttaaaaatccctaaaaatgcAAGCCTCAAGCTGAAGGTTGTCCCAAAGCAATAAACAGCACGAGGAAATCTCTTCTATTTTATTGCTCTCTATGAAGGAGGAAGGAACTATGCTCATTGACTCATTCACATGCTAgatgagaaattatttaatcttaTGGCTGTTAGATGAAATGGCTGAATAGTTTCACTCCAATCCATGAAGAGCAGTACAAAGAGGACAAGCTGTTAGCATTAATTACATAAGGACAGAAGGTTCAGAAGAGATCTTCTAAGACCTTCTAATCTTTATTATTACTCAATCAAATCACATCTAAAGGTTTTATTCTGTGGAGATCACTGCAAAAAGTACTTTTCCAGGGAGATCAAACTGTCATCTTCATATTTACGACAAACTTCATACACATTTTTAGCAGGCAAATCACTTCTGATGCTTTTTACTCTCTTTAAATTCAACTTCCCGGGAAGTCAGGAGAAATCTAACAAAGGCCATGCTACTTCCCAAACAAGTCTCTCAGACCTGTGTTTGTAATATGACACATTTattacctttttcttctggaaggCATTGAATCAAAGAGATTTCAGAACTCCTTCCTGTTTGCGAAAATTTTATGATACATGTAGCTTTGGTGGTAGTACCAACATGCTTCAAAGGGATGGAAAGCTCCTGGTTCTGGTAACTGTGTGGCTTGTTACTGAGCTTCCAAGTGTAACTCAGAGACCCCTGGAAACATGCTGTGCAGTTTAATACAAGTTCATCATCACTGGTACTGCAACTTATATTAGGTTCTGGAAGGGAATCTAGAAGGAGAAAacattctttattattttaattataaactATATAGAATTTCAGGAGCAAAAAACGCAGAAGGAGCGTGCAGAGACAAAAGTGTGGGagtgtgtgcacacaggcaTGAGATagaaatgtgtttctgaaaatgACCTGTAAATCACCTCTTTGTGGTTCTCCTATGCCTAGTCCAAGAGGTTCACCATCCATAGGACAAATAGACACTGGTCACGCATATTTGCCAAAGACTACTAGTAAGGCTGAGTAGATCTGCACAGGATGATGCCACAGATATTCCTGCATGCCTGCAGGAATATCTTTAATAGATACAGAGTGCCTGGGATTACCCAGTCAGCTTGCTCAAAAAGTTTGGCTGTCTACCTGAAAGTGCAGTGTGCCATCTACACACAATTTAGAAGTCATCCCAAGGTGAGTAATGATGGGCACACAAATGAGATTCCACCTTTGAAAATTTGTTCAAAGTGCCTAAGCAACTTAGAGACAAAGAACAGCCCCCTCTGTTTCTGTCTGCTTCCCTGAGAAATGCTCTGTATAGACATTTTAAAGTGAATAGTGGTTCACTTTCTTTATGCGGTTCTTCCAGTACTTACCTAACACATCAAGTTCGAAGTCTAAGTAGTGATCTTTCACAGAATCCCAATACTGTAGCATGTATGTGCCAGCATCATCCTTCTCCAAGTTAAATATAGTCAAGGATCCATTCTCCATAAGTACACTCCTGTTACGGAGAGGATCAAAATATGTCGGTTTGTTTCGCTCTTCCCATTCAGCCACTATatccttgtttttcttccagacAGGTTCCACTACTTTTTGGTCTATTTGTACtggaaaagtaaaattttctCCCACGATACCAACTACATGCATACAGTCGATGTGTGCTAtaaggggagggaaaaaatgaaaaagttacTTCAACAATTGTTTGATAAAACACCACTTGACTAATGCTATATGCAACA includes the following:
- the CD58 gene encoding lymphocyte function-associated antigen 3 isoform X3, which translates into the protein MTTSVSAASWSCALRITDPLRGITWYSKALYVICRAQRKRPPRLKPLFSTAPVIPAEAPTRASQQKAPPAAQGARLGRDEAGRAYCRVLVSARAVIVQAAMWLLASILCFTLLQAHIDCMHVVGIVGENFTFPVQIDQKVVEPVWKKNKDIVAEWEERNKPTYFDPLRNRSVLMENGSLTIFNLEKDDAGTYMLQYWDSVKDHYLDFELDVLDSLPEPNISCSTSDDELVLNCTACFQGSLSYTWKLSNKPHSYQNQELSIPLKHVGTTTKATCIIKFSQTGRSSEISLIQCLPEEKGDRSRGSLIGAFVLTAIILVGLLIFLCRKGTNKLGTGRRTAHVNNPVNGSGEHEQLFSENSQQQPNSKGAAFSHAVHDENEEPKEVPASWWKQ
- the CD58 gene encoding lymphocyte function-associated antigen 3 isoform X1 is translated as MTTSVSAASWSCALRITDPLRGITWYSKALYVICRAQRKRPPRLKPLFSTAPVIPAEAPTRASQQKAPPAAQGARLGRDEAGRAYCRVLVSARAVIVQAAMWLLASILCFTLLQAHIDCMHVVGIVGENFTFPVQIDQKVVEPVWKKNKDIVAEWEERNKPTYFDPLRNRSVLMENGSLTIFNLEKDDAGTYMLQYWDSVKDHYLDFELDVLDSLPEPNISCSTSDDELVLNCTACFQGSLSYTWKLSNKPHSYQNQELSIPLKHVGTTTKATCIIKFSQTGRSSEISLIQCLPEEKGDRSRGSLIGAFVLTAIILVGLLIFLCRKGTNKLGTGRRTAHVNNPVNGSGEHEQLFSENSQQQPNSKGAAFSHAVHDENEEPKEGNPLRFFLERM
- the CD58 gene encoding lymphocyte function-associated antigen 3 isoform X2 yields the protein MTTSVSAASWSCALRITDPLRGITWYSKALYVICRAQRKRPPRLKPLFSTAPVIPAEAPTRASQQKAPPAAQGARLGRDEAGRAYCRVLVSARAVIVQAAMWLLASILCFTLLQAHIDCMHVVGIVGENFTFPVQIDQKVVEPVWKKNKDIVAEWEERNKPTYFDPLRNRSVLMENGSLTIFNLEKDDAGTYMLQYWDSVKDHYLDFELDVLDSLPEPNISCSTSDDELVLNCTACFQGSLSYTWKLSNKPHSYQNQELSIPLKHVGTTTKATCIIKFSQTGRSSEISLIQCLPEEKGDRSRGSLIGAFVLTAIILVGLLIFLCRKGTNKLGTGRRTAHVNNPVNGSGEHEQLFSENSQQQPNSKGAAFSHAVHDENEEPKEGPEVRSIGL
- the CD58 gene encoding lymphocyte function-associated antigen 3 isoform X4, with the translated sequence MTTSVSAASWSCALRITDPLRGITWYSKALYVICRAQRKRPPRLKPLFSTAPVIPAEAPTRASQQKAPPAAQGARLGRDEAGRAYCRVLVSARAVIVQAAMWLLASILCFTLLQAHIDCMHVVGIVGENFTFPVQIDQKVVEPVWKKNKDIVAEWEERNKPTYFDPLRNRSVLMENGSLTIFNLEKDDAGTYMLQYWDSVKDHYLDFELDVLDSLPEPNISCSTSDDELVLNCTACFQGSLSYTWKLSNKPHSYQNQELSIPLKHVGTTTKATCIIKFSQTGRSSEISLIQCLPEEKGDRSRGSLIGAFVLTAIILVGLLIFLCRKGTNKLGTGRRTAHVNNPVNGSGEHEQLFSENSQQQPNSKGAAFSHAVHDENEEPKEEE